From the genome of Sphingobacterium sp. UGAL515B_05:
ATGATCGGAGAAACAGACATTGAAGCGGTGGAGCCCGCTGTAGTGGAACAAGATTCACAAGTGGCAGTGCAGGCCGTGCACAGGATGCCTGAGATTCCTATTCCAGCCGATATTCCGGATGATCGCGATAGCATCGTCGCAGGCGACCGCTTTATCCTGATTGTTGAAGATGATATTGAGTTCGCAAAGATCCTGCTCAAATATACGCGTCAGCAAAACTACAAAGGTATCGTGGTCGTCCGTGGTGATATCGCGGCGGAGATGGTGGCCCGTTATATGCCGCTGGCGGTCCTATTGGATATTCAGCTTCCACTTAAAGATGGCTGGCAGGTAATGGCTGAGATCAAGGAAAACCCCAAGACTCGACATATACCTGTGCATATTATGTCTTCTTTACAGGTTAAAAGAGAAAGCCTGCTTCAGGGCGCCATAGACTTTATCAATAAACCGATGGCATTGGAGCAGATGGGCGATATGTTCCGTAAAATAGAAGATGCCCTCACGCGGCATCCCAAAAAAGTATTGATCGTTGAAGAAAATCCCAAACATGCAGCGGCGCTGTCGCTCTTCCTTGAAAGTTTTGACATTGCCTCGGAGATTAAGAGCAATGTAGAAGATAGTATTGTGGCGCTGAGCTCAGACACTGCCGACTGTGTGATCCTTGATATGGGGGTTCCAGACCGTGTTGGCTACGAGACATTGGAAGCCGTAAAACGAAACCAAGGCCTTGAAAATTTGCCGATTATTGTATTTACCGGTAAGAACCTTTCGCAGGTAGAGGAAATGAAATTAAAACGGTATGCGGATTCTATCATTGTAAAAACGGCTAATTCCTATCAGCGTATTTTGGACGAAGTCGGTCTATTTCTACATCTTGTAGAGGAAAATAATGGTCCTTCTACCAAATCGCCGGGTAGACTTGGCTTTTTGCAGGATGTTCTGCAGGGAAAAAAAGTACTTGTAGCGGACGACGACATTCGAAATATTTTCTCGCTAACCAAAGCGCTCGAAAAATATCAGATGACCGTGGTGCCGGCAACGGACGGAAAAGATGCGCTGAAACAGCTAGAAGATAATCCGGATGTGGCGGTGATCCTGATGGACATGATGATGCCCGAAATGGATGGTTACGAAACGATTGCTTCGATCCGAAAAGATCAGCGATACGAAAACATGCCCATTATTGCTGTTACAGCCAAATCAATGATGGGGGATAGGGAAAAATGTATTGCCGCAGGAGCGTCTGACTATATATCCAAACCGGTGGATATCGATCAGCTATTGTCTCTCTTGCGCGTATGGCTGTATGAATAATAACGCAATAAATAAGGAGCATGGATAAAAATAAAACCATATTGATCATCGACGATGATCAGAACAATATATTTGCGTTGAAATTGGCCTTGAAGTCAAGAGGTTTTCAGGCGATAGGCAGTCTGTCTGCAGAAGAGGGACTTGCTCAGTTACGGGATCATGCCAGTGTAGGTGTTGTGCTCATGGATATGATGATGCCCGAGATAGACGGCTATGAAGCCACCAGGCTGATCCGTGATTCATGGAATGCAAGTGAATTGCCTATTATCGCCGTGACGGCACAGGCTATGACTGGCGATCGTGAAAAATGTCTGTCTGCAGGGGCAAATGGCTATATCTCGAAACCGATCGACATTGAACTGCTTGTGCAGATGATAAGAGAAATAGCAGGATGACCACAGGGAAAAAAATTGTCAGCCAAGAGCAGGTCATGATCCTGATGGAGGATGTGGAGCGTCTCTATGGTTACGACTTTACCCACTATACGAAAGCATCCTTATCGCGGCGGATCAACCAGCTTTGCCTGCTGGATAATTTTGCGAGTTTCGCCGAGCTACGTTATCGTGTTGTCCACGATCCAGAATACATGCAGCGATTTGTCGAAAAGATGACAGTGAAC
Proteins encoded in this window:
- a CDS encoding response regulator gives rise to the protein MDKNKTILIIDDDQNNIFALKLALKSRGFQAIGSLSAEEGLAQLRDHASVGVVLMDMMMPEIDGYEATRLIRDSWNASELPIIAVTAQAMTGDREKCLSAGANGYISKPIDIELLVQMIREIAG